The Pseudoxanthomonas sp. SL93 genome segment CCAGCAGGATCAGGGCGCCGGTGGTCGCCAGCAGCAGCGTGCTGGTGAAGCCCAGGCCGCTGCGGATGGCCTGTTCAAGCGGCATGGTCAGCAGTTCGCGCAGCGGATTGAGGCCCAACTTGATGCAGATCGTGGCCGCGCCACCGATCAGCACCACGCGCAGCAGGGACCGGAGCAGCTCGGCGACGCTTTCCGCGCCGTACAGGCGCTTGATGCCGGCCATCGGGCTGAGCCGCGTGAAATCGGGCATCAGCGACTTCTGCGAGAAGCGCAGGCCGCCCATCAGCGCCGGGCCGGCGACACCGGCCAGGATGCAGACCAGGGCGACCGGCGCCACCACGGCCAGCAGCTTGAGCAGCAGCAGGCCGGTGTAGCCGAAGAGCTGGTCGGGCTGGCGCATCAGGCCCGGTTCCGGGCTCAGCGCGATCTTCATCCAGCCCAGCGTGTTGCGGCCCAGCGAGGGTGCCATCGCGATGACCGTCAGCACGCCCGCGCCGAACACCGCCGCCGTCGCCAACTCGCGCGAGCGCGGGATGTTGCCCTGTTCACGGGCATCGCGAAGCCGTTTCTCGGTAGGAAGCTCTGTGCGTTCGCCGCTTTCGTCCTGCTCGGCCATGACTGTGTTCCGACGGGGTCATGGCGGGTGCTGCAAGAGTTGTTCCAGACCGGCGTCAACGCGGCACAGCGCGACTGGCATCTCACCCGTGTCCGCGAGCTGCGGCGACAATGCGCGCCTGTTTCCCAGGCCAGGAGGCCCCATGTCGATGACTCCCCGCATCCTGCTGGTAGCCGTTTTCCTGCTGCTGCCCAGCATCGCGACGGCTGCCCCTCCGCCGGCCGGCCGTGGCCTGAATGCGGTCATGGATGCCCAGTTCCATCGCGCCGTCGCCGCCGACCCGGAACTGGCCAGCCTGGTCGGGGCGGGCACCGACGACAGCAATGCCCGGCTCACAGACATCTCGCTGGCGCAGCGCGAGGTGCTGCGCGCGCAGATGCGTGGCTTCCTTGCGGAGATCGAGGGCTTCGATCGCAGTGCACTGACCGGACAGGACCGCTGGAGCCACGATGCCGGCCGCTGGTTCTACCAGCGCCAGCTGGA includes the following:
- the flhB gene encoding flagellar biosynthesis protein FlhB; translated protein: MAEQDESGERTELPTEKRLRDAREQGNIPRSRELATAAVFGAGVLTVIAMAPSLGRNTLGWMKIALSPEPGLMRQPDQLFGYTGLLLLKLLAVVAPVALVCILAGVAGPALMGGLRFSQKSLMPDFTRLSPMAGIKRLYGAESVAELLRSLLRVVLIGGAATICIKLGLNPLRELLTMPLEQAIRSGLGFTSTLLLATTGALILLAAIDAPYQKWNWMRKLKMTRQELREEMKESEGSPEVKGRIRQMQHQMSQRRMMEDVPKADVIVVNPTHYAVALKYESGQMGAPTVVAKGVDELAMRIREIADDHRIAIVSAPPLARALYREGQIGREIPVRLYAAVAQILSYVYQLRAWRVGQAPLPDLPAVDIDEHGGKA